One Chryseobacterium sp. StRB126 genomic region harbors:
- a CDS encoding PLP-dependent cysteine synthase family protein yields the protein MKYAKNILETIGNTPLVKLNNVLGEDFPALVLAKVETFNPGNSVKDRMALKMIEDAEKDGRLKPGGTIIEGTSGNTGMGLALAAIIKGYKCIFVTNSKQSKEKCDILRAVGAEVIVCPTDVKPTDPRSYYSVSKRLAKETENGWYVNQYDNLSNRTAHYESTAPEIWEQTEGKLTHFVAGAGTGGTVTGCGTFFKEKNKDIKVIGVDTYGSILKEFHETGELHYDHAYTYITEGIGEDIIPENYDMSVIDHFEKVTDKDGAIYARKLAKEEGIFCGYSAGSAIASLIQMKDQFTKDDVIVVLLHDHGSRYVGKIYNDEWMKEMGWLD from the coding sequence ATGAAATACGCAAAAAATATCCTTGAAACTATAGGAAACACACCATTGGTAAAACTTAACAATGTATTGGGTGAAGATTTTCCAGCATTAGTTTTAGCAAAAGTTGAGACATTCAACCCTGGGAATTCTGTAAAGGACAGAATGGCTCTTAAAATGATCGAAGATGCCGAAAAAGACGGCAGACTAAAACCTGGAGGAACTATCATTGAAGGGACTTCCGGAAATACAGGAATGGGATTGGCATTAGCTGCTATCATCAAAGGTTACAAATGTATCTTTGTTACCAACTCCAAGCAATCTAAAGAAAAGTGTGACATTCTTCGCGCTGTAGGTGCTGAAGTAATTGTTTGCCCTACTGATGTAAAACCTACGGATCCACGTTCATATTATTCAGTATCTAAAAGGCTGGCTAAAGAAACAGAAAATGGATGGTATGTAAACCAATATGACAACTTATCTAACAGAACAGCTCACTATGAGTCTACAGCCCCTGAGATCTGGGAACAGACAGAAGGGAAACTGACTCACTTTGTAGCAGGAGCCGGAACAGGAGGTACCGTTACAGGATGTGGAACATTCTTCAAGGAAAAAAATAAAGATATTAAAGTAATTGGGGTTGATACATACGGTTCTATTCTTAAAGAATTCCATGAAACCGGAGAATTACATTACGATCACGCTTATACTTATATCACTGAAGGAATTGGTGAAGACATCATTCCTGAAAACTATGATATGTCTGTTATCGATCACTTTGAAAAAGTAACGGATAAAGACGGAGCAATCTATGCAAGAAAACTGGCTAAAGAAGAAGGTATTTTCTGCGGATATTCTGCCGGAAGCGCTATAGCATCATTGATTCAGATGAAAGATCAGTTCACTAAAGATGATGTTATCGTAGTATTACTTCACGATCATGGTTCAAGATATGTAGGAAAAATCTACAATGACGAATGGATGAAGGAAATGGGCTGGCTGGACTAA
- a CDS encoding DUF779 domain-containing protein: protein MKTKTARLSATEKALEVIRELEEKYGALMFYQAGGCCEGTQPQCFEKGGFFPRMNDAMIGTINGHEFWIDRDLFEYWKYSHFTLDVTDGFGPGGFSLETPLGKTFKVLYRLFTPKEYENLEPVQRSE, encoded by the coding sequence ATGAAAACAAAAACAGCAAGACTTTCCGCAACAGAAAAAGCCCTTGAAGTCATCCGTGAGCTTGAAGAAAAATATGGTGCACTGATGTTTTATCAGGCAGGGGGCTGCTGCGAAGGGACACAACCACAATGCTTCGAAAAAGGAGGCTTTTTTCCAAGAATGAATGATGCCATGATCGGAACCATTAACGGACATGAATTCTGGATAGATCGTGACCTTTTTGAATACTGGAAATACTCCCATTTTACCCTGGATGTAACTGACGGTTTCGGCCCGGGAGGCTTCTCATTGGAAACTCCTCTAGGAAAGACATTCAAAGTGCTGTACAGACTTTTTACCCCCAAAGAATATGAAAACCTGGAGCCGGTACAACGAAGTGAATGA
- a CDS encoding DUF3575 domain-containing protein: MKYRVLMGTLAFLSIGSLKAQEQEQSEEKSLYVKGNALFLPIGIVNLGIEKQISPKYTLQGDVFISPWKSFAGHELQFYSVSAEGRYYFKEAFKHWYIGANISVAAYRAAKWNYWNDNVSQKADGEYIVNSNLYQKGYSVMLGVTGGYQFQLSERWNLDLYATIGTSQSFYKGYDRTTGRRYDDAEKFNKSGEIIPYRGGVMISYKFK, from the coding sequence ATGAAATACAGAGTATTAATGGGAACTTTGGCATTCCTAAGCATAGGTTCACTAAAGGCTCAAGAGCAGGAACAAAGCGAAGAGAAAAGTTTATATGTAAAAGGGAATGCTCTTTTTTTACCAATAGGAATTGTCAATCTGGGAATAGAAAAACAGATCAGTCCTAAATATACCCTTCAGGGAGATGTTTTTATCTCACCATGGAAATCTTTTGCAGGACACGAACTGCAATTTTATTCTGTTTCTGCTGAAGGAAGATATTATTTCAAAGAAGCTTTCAAGCATTGGTATATAGGAGCCAACATCTCAGTTGCTGCCTACAGAGCTGCAAAATGGAACTATTGGAATGATAATGTAAGCCAAAAAGCAGACGGAGAATATATTGTGAATTCTAATCTTTATCAAAAAGGCTACTCTGTTATGCTAGGGGTTACCGGCGGATATCAGTTTCAATTGTCTGAGCGTTGGAACCTTGACCTTTATGCAACTATAGGAACTTCACAAAGCTTTTATAAAGGGTATGACAGAACCACCGGAAGACGCTATGATGATGCAGAGAAATTTAACAAAAGCGGGGAAATTATCCCCTACAGAGGAGGTGTGATGATCTCTTACAAATTTAAATAA
- a CDS encoding ABC transporter permease has translation MKFPLYFSRKIAFSKDNKNNLSRVIIFIGRLSVALGIIVSLITVATGFGSKKAIKERLADFSGHITVRSTRSNSSYNTSVLDNQGLNIAKIKELPDVETTQKYVTVTGIMRNEHNFAGIIFKGIGKDFDSLRFKKFLIAGTTPKVTEVGFNSDVAVSQKIANDLHLKVNDSIVTVFLKADQKPLYRKFKIIGIYRTDIKLIDEQFVIGGINHARKIQDMKPDEIGGIDIFLKNVNDIDKDFPDIEKLIGYKNYAEKATEKFPQITDWISIFDTNIALIIIIMLIVVVINIIMVLLILIIERTNSIGLLKTLGASNAQIRATFINYTLIIMIPGLLYGNAIGLGLILIQKFFGVIKLNPENYYVSTVPVDLNPIAIVSISLGILAISALALIIPSYLISKISPVKAIKYN, from the coding sequence TTGAAGTTTCCTTTATATTTCTCTAGAAAAATAGCATTTTCCAAAGATAACAAAAATAACCTTTCTCGGGTTATCATCTTCATTGGCAGGCTTTCTGTAGCACTGGGAATCATTGTTTCTCTGATTACCGTAGCCACCGGATTCGGTTCCAAAAAAGCTATTAAAGAGAGACTCGCAGATTTCAGCGGACATATTACAGTACGATCTACCCGATCCAATTCTTCTTATAACACCTCGGTTTTAGATAATCAGGGATTGAATATTGCCAAGATCAAGGAACTTCCGGATGTAGAAACCACTCAAAAATATGTAACCGTTACCGGGATTATGCGTAATGAGCATAATTTTGCAGGCATTATATTTAAAGGAATCGGAAAGGATTTTGATAGTTTAAGGTTTAAGAAATTCCTTATTGCCGGAACTACTCCCAAGGTAACAGAAGTAGGCTTTAATAGTGATGTGGCAGTTTCACAAAAAATAGCCAACGATCTTCACCTTAAAGTTAATGACAGTATTGTTACGGTATTTTTAAAAGCCGATCAGAAACCTCTTTACCGTAAGTTTAAAATTATCGGAATTTATAGAACGGATATTAAACTTATTGATGAACAATTTGTGATTGGTGGAATTAACCATGCAAGAAAGATTCAGGATATGAAACCTGATGAGATCGGGGGCATTGATATTTTCCTGAAAAACGTTAATGATATTGACAAGGATTTCCCTGACATTGAAAAGCTAATCGGTTATAAAAACTATGCTGAAAAAGCTACTGAAAAGTTCCCACAAATTACGGACTGGATCAGCATTTTCGATACCAATATCGCTCTGATCATCATCATTATGCTGATTGTAGTGGTTATCAATATTATTATGGTTCTTCTTATCCTGATTATTGAAAGAACCAATTCCATCGGTTTGCTTAAAACTTTAGGAGCAAGTAACGCACAGATCAGGGCTACTTTTATCAATTATACCCTTATCATTATGATTCCGGGGCTTTTATATGGTAATGCCATCGGTTTGGGATTAATTCTTATTCAGAAATTCTTTGGGGTTATTAAACTTAATCCGGAAAATTACTACGTAAGTACTGTTCCGGTAGATCTTAACCCTATCGCCATTGTTTCCATTTCATTAGGAATTTTGGCCATATCTGCTCTTGCCTTAATTATTCCGAGTTATCTAATCAGTAAGATTTCTCCGGTGAAAGCTATTAAATACAATTAA
- a CDS encoding DnaJ C-terminal domain-containing protein — translation MAYIDYYKILGVDKSATQDDIKKAYRKLARKLHPDLNPDDKESERKFKELNEANEVLSNPENRTKYDKYGENWKHGEEYEKAQQQQRQYQQQNYNGGYSGADFGEGEDFSDFFQNMFGGAGAGGFGKSSRGRASGKFKGQDVQAELTLNLRDAAVTHPQTFEINGKKVRITIPAGVYDGQKIKLKGHGNPGVNGGPNGDLYIMFNIPVDPDFERVGDDLKSKVTIDLYTAVLGGDVKVNTLDGSVNLKVKPETQSGMTVRLKGKGFPVYKKEGERGDLFVTYEVKLPTNLTDKQKELFEQLKNS, via the coding sequence ATGGCTTATATAGATTACTATAAAATTTTAGGCGTAGATAAAAGCGCAACCCAGGATGATATCAAAAAGGCTTACCGGAAATTGGCCAGAAAGCTGCATCCGGACCTTAATCCTGATGATAAAGAATCAGAAAGAAAATTCAAAGAGCTAAACGAAGCCAATGAAGTTCTCAGTAATCCTGAAAACCGTACAAAGTACGATAAGTATGGAGAAAACTGGAAGCATGGTGAGGAATATGAAAAAGCTCAACAGCAGCAAAGACAGTATCAACAACAGAATTACAATGGTGGTTACTCCGGTGCAGACTTTGGTGAAGGCGAAGACTTTTCAGATTTCTTCCAAAATATGTTTGGTGGAGCAGGAGCAGGTGGCTTTGGCAAAAGCTCACGAGGAAGAGCTTCCGGAAAGTTTAAAGGGCAGGATGTACAAGCAGAACTAACCCTGAATCTGAGAGATGCTGCGGTAACTCATCCGCAAACTTTTGAAATCAATGGCAAAAAAGTAAGAATTACCATTCCTGCCGGAGTGTATGATGGACAGAAAATAAAATTAAAAGGTCATGGAAATCCGGGAGTGAATGGCGGTCCAAACGGGGATCTCTACATCATGTTCAATATTCCTGTAGATCCTGATTTTGAAAGAGTGGGGGATGATCTTAAATCCAAGGTTACTATTGATTTGTATACCGCAGTTTTAGGAGGTGACGTAAAGGTAAATACTCTGGATGGAAGTGTTAACCTTAAAGTAAAGCCGGAAACCCAAAGCGGAATGACTGTAAGACTGAAAGGAAAAGGTTTTCCTGTCTATAAGAAAGAAGGCGAGCGTGGCGATCTTTTTGTAACCTACGAAGTGAAGCTGCCTACCAACCTTACCGATAAGCAGAAAGAGCTTTTTGAACAACTTAAAAATTCCTAG
- a CDS encoding dicarboxylate/amino acid:cation symporter, whose amino-acid sequence MKEVLKNYSGILFLLLGITIGSIIGIVAPGFVEYIKPLGDIFLNLLFVSVVPLVFFAVSNSISSLEQQSKFGKIILIMALTFLFFILTAAIFTICAVYLFPVSGVSGSSDMITEAANEDSWGNRIVSFFTVGEFTALFSRQNMLALLIFAFMTGFAARKTGEVGKPFRIFIASGYEVMKELLLLVMKLAPIGLGAYFAYQVATLGPQLFGFYAKPLGLYYIAGIIYFLVFFSIYAFMASGRKGVKSFWTNAIYPTLTAISTCSSFATMPANLQAASKIGIPNSIANLVIPIGTTLHKNGSSMSSIIKIYVAFLIIGKDFFDPANLLLALGITVFVSIVAGGIPNGGYIGEMLMISVYKLPQEAIPAVMIIGTLVDPLATVLNSVGDIVAAMFVNRFVKD is encoded by the coding sequence ATGAAAGAGGTACTTAAAAACTACTCCGGAATCCTATTTCTACTTCTGGGAATTACTATTGGAAGCATTATAGGAATTGTTGCTCCTGGTTTTGTAGAATACATTAAACCTTTGGGAGATATTTTCCTAAATCTTCTTTTTGTAAGTGTTGTACCTCTGGTATTCTTTGCAGTATCCAATTCTATTTCTTCTCTGGAACAGCAATCTAAATTCGGAAAGATTATTCTTATTATGGCGCTTACCTTTCTGTTTTTTATTCTTACCGCTGCTATTTTCACCATCTGTGCAGTTTACCTGTTTCCGGTTTCCGGGGTTTCCGGAAGTTCCGATATGATTACAGAAGCTGCAAATGAAGACAGCTGGGGAAATAGAATTGTAAGCTTCTTTACCGTGGGAGAATTCACCGCTTTGTTTTCCAGACAGAATATGTTGGCACTTCTTATTTTTGCTTTCATGACCGGATTTGCAGCCAGAAAAACAGGCGAAGTTGGAAAGCCTTTCAGGATTTTTATAGCCTCAGGATATGAAGTGATGAAGGAACTTCTTCTATTAGTAATGAAGCTGGCACCTATTGGTTTGGGAGCTTATTTCGCCTATCAGGTTGCGACATTAGGACCACAACTTTTTGGTTTTTATGCGAAACCTTTAGGGTTGTATTATATTGCCGGAATTATTTATTTTCTTGTTTTCTTTTCCATTTATGCCTTTATGGCAAGCGGCCGGAAGGGTGTTAAAAGTTTTTGGACCAATGCCATCTATCCTACTCTTACTGCTATAAGTACCTGCAGCAGTTTTGCAACTATGCCTGCTAATTTACAGGCCGCTTCTAAGATCGGAATCCCAAATTCCATTGCCAATTTGGTAATTCCTATTGGGACAACCCTGCATAAGAATGGGTCTTCAATGTCTTCAATTATCAAAATTTATGTGGCTTTTTTAATCATTGGAAAAGACTTTTTTGATCCTGCCAATTTACTTCTAGCCTTAGGAATTACCGTATTTGTAAGTATTGTAGCAGGTGGAATTCCTAATGGTGGATATATTGGGGAAATGCTGATGATCTCGGTATACAAATTACCTCAGGAAGCTATTCCGGCAGTGATGATTATCGGAACATTGGTAGATCCTTTGGCTACGGTTCTTAATTCTGTGGGAGATATTGTTGCTGCGATGTTTGTTAACCGGTTTGTGAAGGATTGA
- a CDS encoding AraC family transcriptional regulator: MNNNSNILLNTPELRKENQLLSLVENQTKFNLNNCEFSIYETHKAAFGVKLHFENIAFTAMLRGKKHMKLDNKTNYFDYFPGESILVAPGETMVIDFPEADKTPTQCISLSLNPDFIENSLNYLNYHLPKVDEASQWNIQLDEYFLFNNQALASATNNIMRIAMDDNCQKDIMADFALKELLIRLMQTQARSMVERNMVKNKSRIGFAVDYIKRNLHQKLSIESIAKLAYVSKSNFFKMFKDELGTSPNDFILQERINKAKELLATQNSIKETAYQTGFSDTNYFTRVFKQLEGITPKSYQNRMIVRE, from the coding sequence ATGAATAACAATAGTAATATTTTATTAAATACTCCTGAATTACGCAAGGAAAATCAGCTATTGAGCCTTGTTGAAAATCAGACCAAGTTCAATCTAAACAATTGTGAATTCAGTATCTACGAAACGCATAAAGCCGCTTTCGGAGTGAAACTTCATTTTGAAAATATTGCATTTACAGCCATGCTGAGAGGTAAAAAACACATGAAACTGGATAACAAAACTAATTATTTTGATTATTTCCCGGGAGAAAGCATTCTGGTAGCACCCGGTGAAACCATGGTAATTGATTTTCCTGAGGCCGATAAAACTCCTACGCAATGCATTTCTTTAAGTTTAAACCCTGATTTTATAGAGAATTCTCTTAATTATTTAAATTACCATCTCCCAAAAGTAGATGAGGCATCCCAATGGAATATTCAGCTGGATGAATATTTTCTCTTTAACAATCAAGCGCTGGCTTCTGCAACCAATAATATTATGAGAATAGCTATGGATGATAATTGCCAAAAGGATATTATGGCTGATTTTGCTCTGAAGGAACTTTTGATACGGCTTATGCAGACACAGGCCAGAAGTATGGTAGAAAGAAATATGGTAAAAAATAAATCAAGAATTGGTTTTGCGGTAGATTACATTAAAAGGAACCTGCATCAGAAACTATCGATAGAAAGTATTGCAAAACTTGCCTATGTGAGTAAATCAAATTTCTTTAAGATGTTTAAAGATGAATTGGGAACTTCCCCTAATGATTTTATTTTACAGGAAAGAATCAATAAGGCTAAAGAATTACTGGCTACCCAAAACAGCATTAAAGAAACAGCATACCAGACCGGATTTTCGGATACTAATTATTTTACCCGGGTTTTTAAACAACTGGAAGGTATCACACCAAAGAGCTATCAGAACAGGATGATTGTGCGGGAGTAA
- a CDS encoding chaperone modulator CbpM: MSERISREELVRIYNIEITFFDELVDYGLLTIHVEDDTHYLMYEDLPDLEKFANWHYDLEINLPGLEVIHNMLKKLEALKRRNRDLMNKLSAINDQYEDI; encoded by the coding sequence ATGAGTGAAAGAATATCACGAGAAGAACTCGTAAGAATATACAATATAGAAATCACCTTTTTTGATGAGCTTGTAGACTATGGTCTGCTAACTATTCATGTTGAAGATGATACTCATTATCTGATGTATGAAGACCTGCCGGATCTGGAAAAATTTGCCAATTGGCATTATGACCTCGAAATCAATCTTCCGGGCCTGGAAGTTATTCATAATATGCTGAAAAAACTGGAGGCTTTAAAACGAAGAAACAGAGATCTTATGAACAAACTTTCAGCAATCAATGACCAATATGAAGATATTTAG
- a CDS encoding exo-beta-N-acetylmuramidase NamZ domain-containing protein, which yields MNLDFKIKNLLLICLIFLGVFNQYYSQTQVQPDFKTGADQPELYLPLLKGKTIGVVTNQTGLMRDRTHLVDFLVKNGVKIKAIFAPEHGFRGDADAGAKVKNGVDVKTGIPIVSLYASNKKPKPEQLAGIDLVVFDIQDVGVRFYTYISTLTYLMEAGAENNVEVMVLDRPNPHDGYTDGPVLKKKWTSFVGMHEVPVVYGLTIGEYGKMVNGEKWLKNGVQAKYTLVQMKNYHKKQRYPILDKPSPNLPNDKAINLYPSLCFFEGTQVSVGRGTDQPFQIYGSPWTENLPYKFTPKPSYGAKDPFLNGKLCYGEDLSNYPKDLRELNLEWVIKAYQNYKNPQLDFFLKNLWFDTLSGTDEFRKQIIAGKSIPEIKASWKKDLEDFEKIRTRYVVYED from the coding sequence ATGAATTTAGATTTCAAAATTAAAAATTTACTTCTGATTTGCCTAATTTTTTTAGGAGTATTCAACCAATATTATTCTCAAACTCAAGTTCAACCGGATTTTAAAACCGGCGCAGATCAACCTGAACTTTATTTACCTTTATTGAAGGGAAAAACCATTGGAGTGGTGACGAACCAAACGGGTTTGATGAGGGATAGAACTCATTTGGTCGATTTTTTAGTGAAAAACGGAGTAAAGATTAAAGCTATTTTTGCACCTGAACATGGTTTCAGAGGTGATGCAGATGCAGGAGCTAAAGTAAAAAACGGAGTAGATGTGAAGACCGGAATTCCAATTGTTTCCCTGTATGCGAGTAATAAAAAACCGAAACCCGAACAATTGGCAGGAATAGATCTTGTGGTTTTTGATATTCAGGATGTAGGGGTGAGATTCTATACTTATATTTCTACTTTGACTTATCTTATGGAAGCGGGTGCTGAAAATAATGTTGAAGTAATGGTTTTAGATCGTCCTAACCCACATGATGGCTATACTGACGGCCCTGTTTTGAAAAAGAAATGGACAAGTTTCGTGGGAATGCACGAAGTTCCGGTAGTATATGGGCTTACTATTGGGGAATATGGAAAAATGGTGAATGGAGAGAAGTGGCTGAAAAATGGAGTTCAGGCGAAATATACTTTGGTCCAGATGAAGAACTATCACAAAAAACAGAGATATCCGATATTGGATAAGCCATCTCCGAATTTGCCGAATGATAAAGCAATTAATTTATATCCAAGTTTATGCTTCTTTGAAGGAACTCAGGTTTCCGTGGGAAGAGGTACAGATCAGCCTTTCCAGATCTATGGTTCACCATGGACTGAGAATCTTCCCTATAAGTTTACTCCAAAACCAAGTTATGGGGCTAAAGATCCATTTTTGAATGGGAAACTGTGTTATGGTGAAGATCTTTCCAACTATCCTAAGGATTTAAGAGAACTGAATCTTGAATGGGTTATTAAAGCATACCAAAACTATAAAAACCCTCAGTTGGATTTCTTTTTGAAAAATCTTTGGTTTGACACTCTTTCCGGAACTGATGAATTCAGAAAACAGATTATTGCCGGGAAATCAATTCCGGAAATTAAAGCTTCATGGAAAAAGGATCTGGAGGATTTTGAAAAGATAAGAACCCGATATGTGGTATACGAAGATTAA
- the adhP gene encoding alcohol dehydrogenase AdhP codes for MIPKTMKAAVVQGYGQPLKIEEVPVREPGRYEVLVKVIACGVCHTDLHAVDGDWPVKPKMPLIPGHEGVGIVVACGPEAFVKEGDAVGVPWLYSACGCCDYCITGWETLCEAQKNGGYSVDGGFAEYVIADSRYVGHLKSNVNFLEIAPILCAGVTVYKGLKETETKPGEWVAISGIGGLGHVAVQYAKAMGMHVAAIDVADDKLDLAKKLGADLVVNAKNTDPGEYLHKEVGGMHGALITAVSPIAFKQGIDVLRRKGTIALNGLPPGSFELPIFETVLKRITVRGSIVGTRKDLQEALDFANEGLVKATVTSAKLEDINDVFDKMKKGQIDGRIVLDIAGSN; via the coding sequence ATGATCCCAAAAACAATGAAAGCTGCAGTAGTTCAAGGCTACGGACAGCCCCTAAAAATAGAAGAAGTTCCTGTAAGAGAACCCGGAAGATATGAAGTGCTTGTAAAGGTAATTGCCTGTGGTGTTTGCCACACAGATTTACATGCTGTAGATGGAGATTGGCCTGTAAAACCCAAAATGCCGCTTATTCCGGGGCATGAAGGGGTGGGTATTGTAGTCGCTTGCGGACCTGAAGCTTTCGTAAAAGAAGGAGATGCAGTAGGAGTTCCATGGCTTTACAGCGCCTGTGGTTGTTGCGATTACTGTATTACAGGATGGGAAACACTTTGTGAAGCTCAAAAGAATGGAGGATATAGCGTAGACGGTGGATTTGCAGAATATGTAATAGCGGATTCTAGATATGTAGGGCATCTAAAATCAAATGTGAATTTTCTTGAAATTGCTCCTATATTGTGTGCCGGAGTAACAGTGTATAAAGGACTAAAAGAAACTGAAACCAAGCCCGGAGAATGGGTTGCTATTTCAGGGATAGGAGGCCTGGGCCACGTAGCAGTTCAATATGCTAAAGCAATGGGCATGCATGTTGCTGCCATTGATGTTGCGGATGATAAGCTTGATTTGGCAAAAAAATTAGGTGCAGACCTGGTCGTTAATGCAAAAAATACAGATCCAGGTGAATATCTGCATAAAGAAGTAGGAGGAATGCATGGTGCGTTAATTACTGCTGTCTCACCCATAGCTTTTAAGCAGGGAATAGATGTTTTAAGAAGAAAAGGGACAATTGCTCTTAACGGACTGCCTCCCGGATCATTTGAACTTCCAATTTTTGAAACCGTTTTAAAACGAATTACGGTAAGAGGATCTATCGTAGGAACCAGAAAAGATTTGCAGGAAGCATTGGATTTTGCTAATGAAGGTCTTGTAAAAGCTACAGTAACTTCTGCGAAATTAGAAGATATTAATGACGTTTTCGATAAGATGAAAAAAGGCCAGATTGATGGCAGAATAGTATTGGATATTGCAGGTTCAAATTAA
- a CDS encoding aldehyde dehydrogenase family protein: protein MSTLTEPKSTTLLQRPEFKSRYDNYIDGKFTPPVKGQYFDVVSPVDGKNFTQVAHSSKEDLELAVDAADKAFQTWKNTSATERSIILNKIADRIEQNLEYLATVETIDNGKAVRETLAADLPLAIDHFRYFASVIRAEEGSHNELDKDTVSLIVHEPLGVIAQIIPWNFPILMATWKLAPAIAAGNCVVLKPAESTPVSIMILMELIGDLLPAGVVNIVNGFGAELGRALVTNPKVSKAAFTGSTATGRMVMQYATENIIPVTLELGGKSPNVFFNSVMDADDEFLDKAIEGAVLFALNQGEICTCPSRLLVQEGIADAFIERVIERVKAIKVGNPLDKTVMMGAQASKIQKEKILSYIQLGVDEGAEVLVGGDVNHLGEDLEDGFYIQPTIFKGNNKMRIFQEEIFGPVLAFTTFKDEEEAVKIANDTIYGLGAGVWTRDAHQLYNIPRQIEAGRIWVNQYHSYPAGAPFGGYKQSGIGRENHKMMLDHYRQTKNMLISYNKNKLGFF, encoded by the coding sequence ATGAGCACTCTTACAGAACCAAAATCAACTACGCTTTTACAGCGTCCCGAGTTCAAAAGCAGATATGATAATTATATTGACGGAAAATTTACTCCCCCCGTTAAAGGACAGTATTTTGATGTAGTATCACCCGTTGACGGTAAGAATTTTACCCAGGTGGCTCATTCATCCAAAGAAGATCTGGAACTGGCCGTAGATGCTGCAGATAAAGCATTCCAGACCTGGAAAAATACCTCAGCTACAGAAAGAAGTATTATTCTTAATAAAATTGCAGACAGAATAGAGCAGAATTTAGAATACCTGGCTACTGTAGAAACCATTGATAACGGTAAAGCAGTCAGAGAAACATTAGCTGCAGATCTTCCGCTGGCTATTGATCATTTCAGGTATTTTGCATCCGTGATCCGTGCAGAAGAAGGATCACACAATGAACTGGATAAAGATACCGTTTCCTTGATCGTTCATGAACCTTTGGGAGTAATAGCACAGATCATTCCGTGGAACTTCCCAATTCTTATGGCAACCTGGAAGCTTGCTCCGGCAATAGCTGCCGGAAACTGTGTTGTTTTAAAACCTGCGGAAAGCACTCCCGTTTCTATCATGATCTTAATGGAGTTAATTGGTGACTTACTACCTGCAGGGGTAGTGAATATAGTGAATGGTTTTGGAGCAGAATTGGGAAGAGCTCTGGTAACTAATCCTAAAGTATCTAAGGCAGCTTTCACAGGATCTACAGCTACAGGACGTATGGTAATGCAGTATGCTACCGAAAATATTATCCCTGTAACGTTGGAGTTAGGTGGAAAATCACCTAATGTTTTTTTCAACTCCGTGATGGATGCTGATGATGAATTCTTGGATAAAGCCATTGAAGGTGCTGTTCTTTTTGCACTAAATCAGGGAGAGATTTGCACGTGTCCCTCAAGACTATTGGTTCAGGAAGGAATAGCAGATGCTTTCATCGAAAGAGTAATTGAAAGGGTAAAAGCAATCAAAGTAGGAAATCCGCTGGATAAAACTGTTATGATGGGAGCACAGGCTTCAAAAATTCAAAAAGAAAAGATACTTTCCTATATCCAACTTGGGGTAGATGAAGGTGCTGAAGTATTGGTAGGAGGAGATGTGAACCATCTTGGAGAAGATCTGGAAGATGGATTCTATATTCAGCCTACGATCTTCAAAGGAAATAATAAAATGAGAATTTTTCAGGAGGAAATCTTCGGTCCTGTATTGGCTTTCACTACCTTTAAGGATGAAGAAGAGGCCGTAAAAATTGCCAATGATACTATTTATGGCCTTGGAGCAGGAGTATGGACAAGAGATGCCCATCAATTGTACAATATCCCGCGTCAGATTGAAGCAGGAAGAATTTGGGTGAACCAATATCATTCATATCCTGCAGGAGCTCCTTTTGGAGGATATAAACAATCCGGGATAGGAAGAGAGAATCATAAAATGATGCTGGACCATTATCGCCAGACCAAAAATATGCTGATCTCCTATAATAAAAATAAGTTAGGTTTCTTTTAA